The Scatophagus argus isolate fScaArg1 chromosome 20, fScaArg1.pri, whole genome shotgun sequence genome window below encodes:
- the pkn3 gene encoding serine/threonine-protein kinase N2 isoform X2, producing MSGLTLQSANLQDLDEGDILDPEFQQRLEDARTLLRQDIQRELKIKEAAERLRRAVTNRKSAADVEGQLRASSRKLEKMHRDLQELNARSMATEKDSTAGYLEEEDNQSAESCQWEEVTSPLASRLRTLKKQLTMETKVKQGADNMIQTYTNSSVKDRKMLSAAQQMLQDSRTKIELLRMQIIKVSQARDGERDGSNGHPMEMISPLELRVAELMHHMKIEAAVVEGAKNVVKQLSGRKIQDRRILAEAQARMQESSQKVDLLRLSLERRLSELPQDHPKCAAIKEELASAASPSYGTPKKLSSTPSSSSSCSFFKPASLTGRLEVCLKGCQDLLESVPGRGRVTSVSTTPGSLSDGKSLKVRAGLSGRSANGKMKADDLSSEVSVVLKVDNRIVGRTHWRQLGTEAWGQSFSIELERSRELEIAVYWRDWRALSGLKFLRLEDFLDNRRHGMCLQLEPQGVLFIEVTFISPVIERHSKLQRQRRIFPKEKGKDFLRAAQMNMNFATWGRLMMSILPPCSSLEPMSPPLTGTNAGPTSSTTSPAGEAAVVSLNFADQHPGRSPHRTRKNAKDSPLSPGENKSPKPQRQPSIHPSTREGGLQIEDFSCISVLGRGHFGKVLLAEFKKTGKLYAIKALKKGDIVTRDEVDSLICEKRIFEVINVSKHPFLVNLYGCFQTADHVCFVMAYSPGGDLMTHIHNSIFTEKQTLFYSSCVLLGLEFLHQNKIVYRDLKLDNLLMDADGFVRIADFGLCKEGMGHGDRTSTFCGTPEFLAPEVLTDNNYTRSVDWWGLGVLIYEMLVGESPFPGDDEEEVFDSIVNDDVRYPRFLSAHSVSLIQKLLQKNPEMRLGAGEEDASQIKRHKFFQGMDWGALLAKKVKPPFLPVIRAPKDVSNFDNEFTRLKPVLTLPQTTCVLTAQQQEIFADFDFSLLS from the exons ATGTCAGGTTTAACACTACAG AGCGCTAACCTGCAGGATCTGGATGAGGGGGATATTCTTGACCCAGAGTTTCAGCAGCGTTTGGAGGATGCTCGTACTCTGCTCAGGCAGGATATCCAGCGAGAGCTGAAGATTAAGGAGGCAGCTGAGAGGTTGCGGCGAGCCGTTACCAATCGCAAGAGTGCAGCCGATGTGGAGGGCCAACTCAGGGCCTCGAGCCGCAAGCTGGAAAAGATGCACAGGGATCTGCAGGAGCTCAATGCCAGGTCTATGGCCACAGAGAAGGACAGCACCGCAG GTTACTTGGAGGAAGAAGACAACCAGTCAGCAGAATCGTGTCAGTGGGAAGAGGTCACGTCACCATTGGCCAGTCGACTCAGAACCCTGAAGAAACAGCTTACCATGGAGACCAAAGTCAAACAGGGTGCTGACAACATGATTCAGACTTACACCAACAGCTCAGTCAAG GATAGAAAGATGCTATCTGCAGCCCAGCAAATGTTGCAGGACAGCCGCACGAAGATCGAGCTGCTGCGCATGCAGATAATCAAAGTCAGTCAAGCCAGAGATGGAGAACGGGATGGCTCAAATG GTCACCCCATGGAGATGATCAGTCCTCTGGAGCTGCGAGTGGCTGAACTCATGCACCACATGAAGATTGAAGCGGCTGTGGTAGAAGGCGCCAAGAACGTGGTGAAGCAGCTGAGCGGTCGTAAGATCCAGGACCGTCGCATACTTGCAGAG GCCCAGGCGCGAATGCAAGAGTCATCTCAGAAGGTGGATCTGTTACGTCTCTCCTTGGAGAGACGTTTAAGTGAGCTGCCTCAGGACCATCCCAAATGTGCTGCCATAAAAGAGGAACTAGCGTCGGCAGCCTCGCCTTCCTACGGCACACCAAAGAAGCTATCCAGCACTccgtcctcttcttcttcttgctcctTCTTCAAACCAGCCAGTCTAACAG gTCGGTTGGAGGTTTGTTTGAAGGGCTGCCAAGACCTGCTGGAGTCGGTTCCGGGCCGTGGTCGCGTGACCAGTGTCTCGACCACCCCGGGAAGCCTCTCAGATGGAAAGTCTCTGAAGGTGAGAGCCGGTCTATCAGGACGCAGTGCTAATGGCAAGATGAAGGCTGATGACCTGTCCT CGGAGGTAAGTGTTGTGCTGAAAGTGGACAACAGGATAGTTGGCCGCACACACTGGAGACAGCTGGGCACTGAGGCCTGGGGCCAGAGCTTCAGCATCGAACTGGAACGG TCCAGGGAGCTTGAAATTGCTGTGTACTGGAGAGACTGGCGAGCATTAAGTGGGCTGAAGTTCCTGCGCCTGGAGGACTTCCTGGATAACCGCCGACATGGCATGTGTCTCCAGCTGGAGCCTCAGGGCGTCCTCTTCATTGAG GTGACATTTATCAGTCCTGTCATTGAGCGGCACTCCAAACtccagaggcagaggagaatTTTCCCTAAAGAAAAAG GGAAGGACTTCCTGCGTGCTGCCCAGATGAACATGAACTTTGCCACTTGGGGACGTTTGATGATGAGCATCCTGCCTCCCTGCAGCTCCCTGGAACCCATGAGCCCTCCATTAACTGGCACTAATGCCGGCCCCACATCATCCACCACTTCTCCGGCAGG AGAAGCTGCTGTGGTGAGCCTAAATTTTGCTGATCAACATCCTGGAAGATCTCCTCATCGCACAAGAAAGAACGCAAAGGACTCTCCACTG TCTCCTGGTGAGAACAAGAGCCCAAAGCCCCAACGCCAGCCCTCGATTCATCCATCCACACG ggagggaggactTCAGATCGAAGACTTCAGCTGCATTTCAGTTCTGGGAAGAGGTCACTTTGGAAAG GTGCTGCTAGCAGAGTTTAAGAAGACGGGCAAACTTTACGCCATCAAAGCCCTGAAGAAAGGAGACATCGTGACACGTGATGAAGTCGACAG ccTCATTTGTGAGAAGAGGATCTTTGAAGTGATCAACGTCTCCAAGCATCCTTTCCTGGTGAACCTTTACGGCTGCTTCCAGACTGCGGACCACGTGTGCTTTGTGATGGCCTACTCCCCCGGAGGAGACCTCATGACGCACATTCACAACAGCATCTTCACTGAGAAACAGACCCT gTTTTATTCCTCGTGCGTCCTGCTCGGCCTTGAGTTTCTCCACCAAAACAAAATAGTTTACAG ggatcTGAAGCTAGATAACCTGCTAATGGATGCAGATGGTTTTGTCAGGATAGCCGACTTTGGCCTGTGCAAAGAAG GTATGGGCCACGGCGACCGCACTTCAACATTCTGTGGTACACCCGAGTTTTTGGCCCCAGAGGTGTTGACAGACAACAACTACACCCGCAGTGTGGACTGGTGGGGTCTGGGGGTCCTCATCTATGAGATGCTGGTGGGGGAG TCTCCTTTCCCaggtgatgatgaggaggaggtgtttGACAGCATCGTCAACGATGATGTACGCTACCCTCGCTTCCTTTCTGCCCACTCTGTGTCCCTCATTCAAAAG ctgctgcagaaaaatcCTGAGATGAGGcttggagcaggagaggaagatgcCTCACAGATCAAAAGACACAAATTCTTTCAG GGAATGGACTGGGGGGCTCTCCTGGCCAAAAAGGTGAAACCTCCCTTCCTGCCCGTCATCAGAGCGCCAAAGGACGTCAGTAACTTTGACAATGAGTTCACTCGCCTCAAGCCAGTCCTCACCCTCCCACAAACAACCTGCGTCCTCACTGCCCAGCAGCAAGAAATCTTtgctgactttgacttttcCCTCCTAAGTTGA
- the pkn3 gene encoding serine/threonine-protein kinase N2 isoform X3 — translation MEMISPLELRVAELMHHMKIEAAVVEGAKNVVKQLSGRKIQDRRILAEAQARMQESSQKVDLLRLSLERRLSELPQDHPKCAAIKEELASAASPSYGTPKKLSSTPSSSSSCSFFKPASLTGRLEVCLKGCQDLLESVPGRGRVTSVSTTPGSLSDGKSLKVRAGLSGRSANGKMKADDLSSEVSVVLKVDNRIVGRTHWRQLGTEAWGQSFSIELERSRELEIAVYWRDWRALSGLKFLRLEDFLDNRRHGMCLQLEPQGVLFIEVTFISPVIERHSKLQRQRRIFPKEKGKDFLRAAQMNMNFATWGRLMMSILPPCSSLEPMSPPLTGTNAGPTSSTTSPAGEAAVVSLNFADQHPGRSPHRTRKNAKDSPLSPGENKSPKPQRQPSIHPSTRREGGLQIEDFSCISVLGRGHFGKVLLAEFKKTGKLYAIKALKKGDIVTRDEVDSLICEKRIFEVINVSKHPFLVNLYGCFQTADHVCFVMAYSPGGDLMTHIHNSIFTEKQTLFYSSCVLLGLEFLHQNKIVYRDLKLDNLLMDADGFVRIADFGLCKEGMGHGDRTSTFCGTPEFLAPEVLTDNNYTRSVDWWGLGVLIYEMLVGESPFPGDDEEEVFDSIVNDDVRYPRFLSAHSVSLIQKLLQKNPEMRLGAGEEDASQIKRHKFFQGMDWGALLAKKVKPPFLPVIRAPKDVSNFDNEFTRLKPVLTLPQTTCVLTAQQQEIFADFDFSLLS, via the exons ATGGAGATGATCAGTCCTCTGGAGCTGCGAGTGGCTGAACTCATGCACCACATGAAGATTGAAGCGGCTGTGGTAGAAGGCGCCAAGAACGTGGTGAAGCAGCTGAGCGGTCGTAAGATCCAGGACCGTCGCATACTTGCAGAG GCCCAGGCGCGAATGCAAGAGTCATCTCAGAAGGTGGATCTGTTACGTCTCTCCTTGGAGAGACGTTTAAGTGAGCTGCCTCAGGACCATCCCAAATGTGCTGCCATAAAAGAGGAACTAGCGTCGGCAGCCTCGCCTTCCTACGGCACACCAAAGAAGCTATCCAGCACTccgtcctcttcttcttcttgctcctTCTTCAAACCAGCCAGTCTAACAG gTCGGTTGGAGGTTTGTTTGAAGGGCTGCCAAGACCTGCTGGAGTCGGTTCCGGGCCGTGGTCGCGTGACCAGTGTCTCGACCACCCCGGGAAGCCTCTCAGATGGAAAGTCTCTGAAGGTGAGAGCCGGTCTATCAGGACGCAGTGCTAATGGCAAGATGAAGGCTGATGACCTGTCCT CGGAGGTAAGTGTTGTGCTGAAAGTGGACAACAGGATAGTTGGCCGCACACACTGGAGACAGCTGGGCACTGAGGCCTGGGGCCAGAGCTTCAGCATCGAACTGGAACGG TCCAGGGAGCTTGAAATTGCTGTGTACTGGAGAGACTGGCGAGCATTAAGTGGGCTGAAGTTCCTGCGCCTGGAGGACTTCCTGGATAACCGCCGACATGGCATGTGTCTCCAGCTGGAGCCTCAGGGCGTCCTCTTCATTGAG GTGACATTTATCAGTCCTGTCATTGAGCGGCACTCCAAACtccagaggcagaggagaatTTTCCCTAAAGAAAAAG GGAAGGACTTCCTGCGTGCTGCCCAGATGAACATGAACTTTGCCACTTGGGGACGTTTGATGATGAGCATCCTGCCTCCCTGCAGCTCCCTGGAACCCATGAGCCCTCCATTAACTGGCACTAATGCCGGCCCCACATCATCCACCACTTCTCCGGCAGG AGAAGCTGCTGTGGTGAGCCTAAATTTTGCTGATCAACATCCTGGAAGATCTCCTCATCGCACAAGAAAGAACGCAAAGGACTCTCCACTG TCTCCTGGTGAGAACAAGAGCCCAAAGCCCCAACGCCAGCCCTCGATTCATCCATCCACACG cagggagggaggactTCAGATCGAAGACTTCAGCTGCATTTCAGTTCTGGGAAGAGGTCACTTTGGAAAG GTGCTGCTAGCAGAGTTTAAGAAGACGGGCAAACTTTACGCCATCAAAGCCCTGAAGAAAGGAGACATCGTGACACGTGATGAAGTCGACAG ccTCATTTGTGAGAAGAGGATCTTTGAAGTGATCAACGTCTCCAAGCATCCTTTCCTGGTGAACCTTTACGGCTGCTTCCAGACTGCGGACCACGTGTGCTTTGTGATGGCCTACTCCCCCGGAGGAGACCTCATGACGCACATTCACAACAGCATCTTCACTGAGAAACAGACCCT gTTTTATTCCTCGTGCGTCCTGCTCGGCCTTGAGTTTCTCCACCAAAACAAAATAGTTTACAG ggatcTGAAGCTAGATAACCTGCTAATGGATGCAGATGGTTTTGTCAGGATAGCCGACTTTGGCCTGTGCAAAGAAG GTATGGGCCACGGCGACCGCACTTCAACATTCTGTGGTACACCCGAGTTTTTGGCCCCAGAGGTGTTGACAGACAACAACTACACCCGCAGTGTGGACTGGTGGGGTCTGGGGGTCCTCATCTATGAGATGCTGGTGGGGGAG TCTCCTTTCCCaggtgatgatgaggaggaggtgtttGACAGCATCGTCAACGATGATGTACGCTACCCTCGCTTCCTTTCTGCCCACTCTGTGTCCCTCATTCAAAAG ctgctgcagaaaaatcCTGAGATGAGGcttggagcaggagaggaagatgcCTCACAGATCAAAAGACACAAATTCTTTCAG GGAATGGACTGGGGGGCTCTCCTGGCCAAAAAGGTGAAACCTCCCTTCCTGCCCGTCATCAGAGCGCCAAAGGACGTCAGTAACTTTGACAATGAGTTCACTCGCCTCAAGCCAGTCCTCACCCTCCCACAAACAACCTGCGTCCTCACTGCCCAGCAGCAAGAAATCTTtgctgactttgacttttcCCTCCTAAGTTGA
- the pkn3 gene encoding serine/threonine-protein kinase N2 isoform X1 codes for MSGLTLQSANLQDLDEGDILDPEFQQRLEDARTLLRQDIQRELKIKEAAERLRRAVTNRKSAADVEGQLRASSRKLEKMHRDLQELNARSMATEKDSTAGYLEEEDNQSAESCQWEEVTSPLASRLRTLKKQLTMETKVKQGADNMIQTYTNSSVKDRKMLSAAQQMLQDSRTKIELLRMQIIKVSQARDGERDGSNGHPMEMISPLELRVAELMHHMKIEAAVVEGAKNVVKQLSGRKIQDRRILAEAQARMQESSQKVDLLRLSLERRLSELPQDHPKCAAIKEELASAASPSYGTPKKLSSTPSSSSSCSFFKPASLTGRLEVCLKGCQDLLESVPGRGRVTSVSTTPGSLSDGKSLKVRAGLSGRSANGKMKADDLSSEVSVVLKVDNRIVGRTHWRQLGTEAWGQSFSIELERSRELEIAVYWRDWRALSGLKFLRLEDFLDNRRHGMCLQLEPQGVLFIEVTFISPVIERHSKLQRQRRIFPKEKGKDFLRAAQMNMNFATWGRLMMSILPPCSSLEPMSPPLTGTNAGPTSSTTSPAGEAAVVSLNFADQHPGRSPHRTRKNAKDSPLSPGENKSPKPQRQPSIHPSTRREGGLQIEDFSCISVLGRGHFGKVLLAEFKKTGKLYAIKALKKGDIVTRDEVDSLICEKRIFEVINVSKHPFLVNLYGCFQTADHVCFVMAYSPGGDLMTHIHNSIFTEKQTLFYSSCVLLGLEFLHQNKIVYRDLKLDNLLMDADGFVRIADFGLCKEGMGHGDRTSTFCGTPEFLAPEVLTDNNYTRSVDWWGLGVLIYEMLVGESPFPGDDEEEVFDSIVNDDVRYPRFLSAHSVSLIQKLLQKNPEMRLGAGEEDASQIKRHKFFQGMDWGALLAKKVKPPFLPVIRAPKDVSNFDNEFTRLKPVLTLPQTTCVLTAQQQEIFADFDFSLLS; via the exons ATGTCAGGTTTAACACTACAG AGCGCTAACCTGCAGGATCTGGATGAGGGGGATATTCTTGACCCAGAGTTTCAGCAGCGTTTGGAGGATGCTCGTACTCTGCTCAGGCAGGATATCCAGCGAGAGCTGAAGATTAAGGAGGCAGCTGAGAGGTTGCGGCGAGCCGTTACCAATCGCAAGAGTGCAGCCGATGTGGAGGGCCAACTCAGGGCCTCGAGCCGCAAGCTGGAAAAGATGCACAGGGATCTGCAGGAGCTCAATGCCAGGTCTATGGCCACAGAGAAGGACAGCACCGCAG GTTACTTGGAGGAAGAAGACAACCAGTCAGCAGAATCGTGTCAGTGGGAAGAGGTCACGTCACCATTGGCCAGTCGACTCAGAACCCTGAAGAAACAGCTTACCATGGAGACCAAAGTCAAACAGGGTGCTGACAACATGATTCAGACTTACACCAACAGCTCAGTCAAG GATAGAAAGATGCTATCTGCAGCCCAGCAAATGTTGCAGGACAGCCGCACGAAGATCGAGCTGCTGCGCATGCAGATAATCAAAGTCAGTCAAGCCAGAGATGGAGAACGGGATGGCTCAAATG GTCACCCCATGGAGATGATCAGTCCTCTGGAGCTGCGAGTGGCTGAACTCATGCACCACATGAAGATTGAAGCGGCTGTGGTAGAAGGCGCCAAGAACGTGGTGAAGCAGCTGAGCGGTCGTAAGATCCAGGACCGTCGCATACTTGCAGAG GCCCAGGCGCGAATGCAAGAGTCATCTCAGAAGGTGGATCTGTTACGTCTCTCCTTGGAGAGACGTTTAAGTGAGCTGCCTCAGGACCATCCCAAATGTGCTGCCATAAAAGAGGAACTAGCGTCGGCAGCCTCGCCTTCCTACGGCACACCAAAGAAGCTATCCAGCACTccgtcctcttcttcttcttgctcctTCTTCAAACCAGCCAGTCTAACAG gTCGGTTGGAGGTTTGTTTGAAGGGCTGCCAAGACCTGCTGGAGTCGGTTCCGGGCCGTGGTCGCGTGACCAGTGTCTCGACCACCCCGGGAAGCCTCTCAGATGGAAAGTCTCTGAAGGTGAGAGCCGGTCTATCAGGACGCAGTGCTAATGGCAAGATGAAGGCTGATGACCTGTCCT CGGAGGTAAGTGTTGTGCTGAAAGTGGACAACAGGATAGTTGGCCGCACACACTGGAGACAGCTGGGCACTGAGGCCTGGGGCCAGAGCTTCAGCATCGAACTGGAACGG TCCAGGGAGCTTGAAATTGCTGTGTACTGGAGAGACTGGCGAGCATTAAGTGGGCTGAAGTTCCTGCGCCTGGAGGACTTCCTGGATAACCGCCGACATGGCATGTGTCTCCAGCTGGAGCCTCAGGGCGTCCTCTTCATTGAG GTGACATTTATCAGTCCTGTCATTGAGCGGCACTCCAAACtccagaggcagaggagaatTTTCCCTAAAGAAAAAG GGAAGGACTTCCTGCGTGCTGCCCAGATGAACATGAACTTTGCCACTTGGGGACGTTTGATGATGAGCATCCTGCCTCCCTGCAGCTCCCTGGAACCCATGAGCCCTCCATTAACTGGCACTAATGCCGGCCCCACATCATCCACCACTTCTCCGGCAGG AGAAGCTGCTGTGGTGAGCCTAAATTTTGCTGATCAACATCCTGGAAGATCTCCTCATCGCACAAGAAAGAACGCAAAGGACTCTCCACTG TCTCCTGGTGAGAACAAGAGCCCAAAGCCCCAACGCCAGCCCTCGATTCATCCATCCACACG cagggagggaggactTCAGATCGAAGACTTCAGCTGCATTTCAGTTCTGGGAAGAGGTCACTTTGGAAAG GTGCTGCTAGCAGAGTTTAAGAAGACGGGCAAACTTTACGCCATCAAAGCCCTGAAGAAAGGAGACATCGTGACACGTGATGAAGTCGACAG ccTCATTTGTGAGAAGAGGATCTTTGAAGTGATCAACGTCTCCAAGCATCCTTTCCTGGTGAACCTTTACGGCTGCTTCCAGACTGCGGACCACGTGTGCTTTGTGATGGCCTACTCCCCCGGAGGAGACCTCATGACGCACATTCACAACAGCATCTTCACTGAGAAACAGACCCT gTTTTATTCCTCGTGCGTCCTGCTCGGCCTTGAGTTTCTCCACCAAAACAAAATAGTTTACAG ggatcTGAAGCTAGATAACCTGCTAATGGATGCAGATGGTTTTGTCAGGATAGCCGACTTTGGCCTGTGCAAAGAAG GTATGGGCCACGGCGACCGCACTTCAACATTCTGTGGTACACCCGAGTTTTTGGCCCCAGAGGTGTTGACAGACAACAACTACACCCGCAGTGTGGACTGGTGGGGTCTGGGGGTCCTCATCTATGAGATGCTGGTGGGGGAG TCTCCTTTCCCaggtgatgatgaggaggaggtgtttGACAGCATCGTCAACGATGATGTACGCTACCCTCGCTTCCTTTCTGCCCACTCTGTGTCCCTCATTCAAAAG ctgctgcagaaaaatcCTGAGATGAGGcttggagcaggagaggaagatgcCTCACAGATCAAAAGACACAAATTCTTTCAG GGAATGGACTGGGGGGCTCTCCTGGCCAAAAAGGTGAAACCTCCCTTCCTGCCCGTCATCAGAGCGCCAAAGGACGTCAGTAACTTTGACAATGAGTTCACTCGCCTCAAGCCAGTCCTCACCCTCCCACAAACAACCTGCGTCCTCACTGCCCAGCAGCAAGAAATCTTtgctgactttgacttttcCCTCCTAAGTTGA